CCAGACCGATGGTCGATCCGGTCAGCCAGTAGGTCAGCGGAATAATCGCCGCCATCAGCACCAGAAACGGCAGCGAGCGGCCAATATTCACCAGCGAACTGAGCGTTCGATGGCTGGCGGCATGGGGGAAAACTCCGCGTGAAGAGGTGTTAAACAGCACTACGCCCAGCGCACCTCCCAGCACCACCACAAACAGCATTACCACGGCGACCATAATCCAGGTCTCCCCATAGGCCGGCAGCAGCAGCGCCGGTATGTCACGCCACGGCGTGTCCTGGCTCAATACCTGCTGGCTCATACTGCCTCCTGCCACGCGGGCGCGGTGTTAAGGGTTTCGACCGCCAGCCCCAGCGCGTTAAAAGCGGCCACCAGCTGCGGCAGGCCCAAACTACGGCCCTCGAAACGCACGCCTATCGTCAGTCGCCCGGCCGGACGGCCGTTAACCGTTTCGATATGGCCGCCCAGCAGGTCGATATGCAGTTGCCACTGGCGGGTCAGGCGGCTTATCCAGTCCACCGGAACCGCATCCCGATAGGCCACTCTTAGCGCCAGCCCCTGATAACTTTCAGCCTGCGGGGTTGGCAGCAGGCGCTGGGCCAGCGCCGATTCAGGCTGAGCCAGCAGCTGCGCCAGCGGCGTGGCAGAAACAATTTTGCCGCCGTCAATCTCGGCCACGGTATCCGCCGCCCGGCGCACCGCATCCATTTCATGGGTGATAAGTACGATAGCCAGCTGATATTCGTCACGCAGGCGTTTAAGCAACTCGAGGGTCGATTCGGTCGTCGCCGGGTCAAGCCCCGAGGTCGCCTCATCTGCCAGAAGCACCGTCGGATGCAGCGCCAGCGCCCGGGCAATGCCTATGCGCTGGCGTTCACCGCCGGAGAGCTGGGCCGGGTAACGCTGGGCCTTATGGCTCAGCCCGACATCATCAAGCAGGGTTTCTACCCTCTCTTTAATTTGATGCGGCACCACGCCAAGATACTCCAGCGGCAGCGCTACGTTTTGCCAGGCGGTTTTACGCTGCAACAGCGCCGATGACTGGAATACCGTGCCAATAGCGCGCCGCGCAGCGCGCAACTCACTTCCGCGCAGCCGCGAAAGATCCTGACCGTTTACCAGAATCTCTCCGCTATCTGGCCGCTCATGCAGGCTGATGCATTTCGCCAGCGTTGACTTCCCGGCCCCGCTCGGCCCGACAACTGCCGCTATCTCGCCGCGCTGTACCCGCAGCGACAGGCCATTCAGTACCGGAAGCGCGCTGCCATCCGCCAGCCGATAATTTTTAGTGATGTTTTGAATTTCAATCACAGGCTGCCCTCCGTTTCCGTGGCCGTGGTTTGAGTTGCCAGCTTGCGATAGCCCGCCGCCGGATGGTTATCCGCCAGGCGTGGGCCGCCGCCGTGGAGTTTTTCCCGCAGAGTGCCGGGCTGATACTCGCGTTTATAAACTCCGCGCCGCTGTAACTCCGGCACCAGCCAGGTCACTACATCGCTAAAAGTTTCATGAGTGACCGCGTAGGCCAGGTTGAAGCCATCCACATCGGTCTCTTCCACCCAGGATTGCAGCTCGTCGGCCACGGTCTGTGCGCTGCCCACCAGCAGTGGGCCAAAACCGCCGATCCCAACCCACTCCGCCAGGCCGCGCACCGTCCATTCACGATCCGGCTCGGCCGTTGAAAACGCCTCCACCGCCGACTGAATCGCGTTAGTTTTAACGTAATTAAGCACCTGATCCGGCTGATACTGGCTAAAGTCGATCCCCGTCCAGCCCGACAGCAGTGCCAGCGCGCCTTCGTAGCTAACGTAGGATTTATATTCCCGCCATTTGTCCTGGGCCGCTGTGTCAGTCTCATCAACGATGACGGTTTGCAGGTTGAAGATCAGCACACTGTACGGATCGCGCCCGGCTTCGGCTACCCGGCGGCGGATATCAGCCACCGTCTTTTTCAGCAGCGTTTTCGAAGGGGCGGCGACAAATACGCACTCGGCGTGAGCGGCGGCAAAAGCCTTACCGCGGCTGGACGCGCCGGCCTGATAAAGCACCGGCGTACGCTGGGGAGATGGCTCGCACAGGTGGAAACCAGGGACGTTAAAGAATGTCCCCTGATGATTAATCGCATGGATCTTGCTGGGATCGGTGAACATCTGGCGCTCTTTATCGCGCACCACGGCCCCCTCTTCCCAGCTTCCTTCCAGCAGCTTGTAGATCACTTGCAAATATTCGTCGGCGTAGTCGTAGCGCGCATCGTGATCGGTCTGGCTGGTGTGGCCGATATTGCGTGCGCCGCTCTCCAGATACGAAGTCACAATATTCCAGCCGATCCGCCCACGGGTGAGATGATCGAGAGTCGACAGACGGCGGGCGAATGGATAAGGGTGCTCAAACGACAGCGAAGCCGTGAGACCAAAGCCCAGGTGTTCTGTCACCAGCGCCATCGGGGTAATCAGGGCCAGTGGATCGTTCACCGGCACCTGTGCAGCCTGGCGCAGCGCCGCGTCGGGGCTGCCGTCCAGCACGTCATAAACACCCAGTACATCGGCAATAAACAAGCCGTCGAACTTACCGCGCTCCAGCAGTTGCGCCAGCTCAGTCCAGTAGCTCAAATCTTTGTACTGCCAGGAACGGTCGCGCGGGTGCCGCCACAGCCCCGGCGACTGGTGTCCGACGCAGTTCATATCAAAAGCATTCAGGCGTATTTCACGTTTTACGGGCATAGTCAGCTCCTGCGCCGAAGGTTGCCCCACGGCGCGTTGATATCAGCGAAAAAGGATGAATTAACGATAGAGATTCAGCAGACGGGACATCGTGCGCTGTGAGGCTGAGGATGGTGTAGCGCGGCCAGCACTTCATAGGCGACGCTGACGGCGTGTTCCGCCACCTGGGGCAGGCCCATCAGCTCACCAAAACGGCCCCGGGCCGCCGGGCCTGCAACCCAGAGGCCCGGCACCGGTGCGCCATCAACGCCCAGCGCCTGGGAATGTACATCCACCGCCAGCCCCAGCCCCTGGGCATCGGCGCGAATCGCTCCCTGAGCATGGAGTGAGCGCAGCAGCGGCTGGCTTTCAATCAGGCCGCCGTGCGCCGGGCCGGTGGTCAGTACCAGCCGGTCGGCGGTGGTAATAGTCGCCTGACCGCCGTGGTTAAGGGTCAGTTCGAGAAAATCAGAGCGAGCGCGTAGCGACTGAAGCCGGGCGGCGTGCAGGCTGAAGCGGCCCTCGCCTTCCAGCCGCTCCAACAACCTGCCTAGCTGCGGGGCCAGCCGGTAGCGATGTACATCCCACCAGCTACGCAAATGGCGCAGAAAACGGCGCTGCTCGGCTAAAGGCAGGCTCAGCCAAATCCACTGACCGCTGGCGCGAACGCTATCCAGAACACTCTGCCACGGCAACCCTTCAGCCGCAGCACGCTCAACATCCAGCCTTACCTGGCGCAGCAGGCTGCGCACTCCCGATACCGGCTGCGAGCCATAATCGCCTTCCCACTGCGGCGCGCCGCCGGGAAAGTTTGGCCGTGGCCGCTGCCCGCGCCGGGAGAACGCCAGGATCTCACCCCGGTGCCCCTGCTCCGCCAGCGTCCCAACCACATCGGCCATCGACAGACCGCTGCCCATAATCACCACCCGCTCGTTGGGGGCAATTTGTCGCAACGCGCCCGATGCCCATGGGTTGCTAATCAGTCGGGGATCATCGGCATAAGGCCGCAGCGCTGCCGGAATCGCCGGCGGCGGATGGCTAACCGCCAGCACTACTGCGTCAGCTGCCAGTATCTGGCCGCCATGGGTCAGTACCAGGCCGTTGCTGACATCCAGCGCACTATCCTGCAAATGTCTGAGGGTAACGCCTGGCCTGGCACTGGCGGCAGCAGCAAAATGCTCCGCCACATAGCGGCCAAACAGATGGCGCTGGGGGTAATAATCTCCGTGAGATGCGTGGGCCGCCGCATCCAGAACGTAGTCCGGCTGCTGCTGACACCAGCGTTCAAAATCTCCGTCCGGCCTGCCGCCCAGCTGCATCTTACGCGCCGGGACATTAATGCGCAGCGCCGGTTCGCGTGTACTGTATGCCACGCCTTCGCCCAGCGCCGGGCGCGGTTCCACCACGGTAATATCCAGCGGAAAATCACTCATACTCGCCAGCTGTATCGCCAGCGCCGTACCGCTAAAACCGCCGCCAATAATGACGACTTTACGCTCTGCCATGGCGCGCTCCTGCGGGCTGGGGGCCTGGTGCTGCCGGTGATTTCCCACTGACCGGTACGACCGTCCGCTCGCGACGCTCATCGTATTGGCCGGGAAACACTTGCTGATTTGCGGCCTGCCAGAAGGCCCGTAAGCTCACCATGTTTATCTCCTTAGCGCGACGGGCGCTTATCGCCGCCGATGGTTTCCC
This genomic interval from Salmonella enterica subsp. enterica serovar Choleraesuis contains the following:
- the metN gene encoding methionine import ATP-binding protein MetN — protein: MIEIQNITKNYRLADGSALPVLNGLSLRVQRGEIAAVVGPSGAGKSTLAKCISLHERPDSGEILVNGQDLSRLRGSELRAARRAIGTVFQSSALLQRKTAWQNVALPLEYLGVVPHQIKERVETLLDDVGLSHKAQRYPAQLSGGERQRIGIARALALHPTVLLADEATSGLDPATTESTLELLKRLRDEYQLAIVLITHEMDAVRRAADTVAEIDGGKIVSATPLAQLLAQPESALAQRLLPTPQAESYQGLALRVAYRDAVPVDWISRLTRQWQLHIDLLGGHIETVNGRPAGRLTIGVRFEGRSLGLPQLVAAFNALGLAVETLNTAPAWQEAV
- a CDS encoding hydroxyacylglutathione hydrolase, producing MAERKVVIIGGGFSGTALAIQLASMSDFPLDITVVEPRPALGEGVAYSTREPALRINVPARKMQLGGRPDGDFERWCQQQPDYVLDAAAHASHGDYYPQRHLFGRYVAEHFAAAASARPGVTLRHLQDSALDVSNGLVLTHGGQILAADAVVLAVSHPPPAIPAALRPYADDPRLISNPWASGALRQIAPNERVVIMGSGLSMADVVGTLAEQGHRGEILAFSRRGQRPRPNFPGGAPQWEGDYGSQPVSGVRSLLRQVRLDVERAAAEGLPWQSVLDSVRASGQWIWLSLPLAEQRRFLRHLRSWWDVHRYRLAPQLGRLLERLEGEGRFSLHAARLQSLRARSDFLELTLNHGGQATITTADRLVLTTGPAHGGLIESQPLLRSLHAQGAIRADAQGLGLAVDVHSQALGVDGAPVPGLWVAGPAARGRFGELMGLPQVAEHAVSVAYEVLAALHHPQPHSARCPVC